The proteins below come from a single Gossypium raimondii isolate GPD5lz chromosome 2, ASM2569854v1, whole genome shotgun sequence genomic window:
- the LOC105781447 gene encoding uncharacterized protein LOC105781447: MSPHFIWPYEVIERVGPVVYRLALPAELERHHNVFHVSMLQLYHSDPSHVISPTEIEIQSDMTYGEGLIKILVREVKQLRNKSIAIVKVLWQRNGVEEAIWELDEAMRKK, encoded by the coding sequence ATGAGTCCGCATTTTATTTGGCCATATGAGGTTATTGAAAGGGTTGGGCCAGTGGTGTATCGGTTAGCTTTACCAGCAGAGTTAGAAAGAcatcataatgtgtttcatgtatcaATGTTACAACTATATCATTCCGATCCTTCACATGTAATTTCTCCGACAGAGATTGAGATTCAGTCGGATATGACCTACGGTGAGGGACTGATAAAGATTTTGGTTCGGGAAGTTAAACAGTTGAGAAACAAAAGTATAGCCatagtgaaagtgttgtggcaaagaAATGGAGTAGAAGAGGCCATATGGGAACTGGATGAAGCCATGAGAAAAAAGTGA